The Candidatus Saccharimonadales bacterium genomic sequence GGCCGTCTTGGCCGACAAAATTGAACAGGCGCCAAAGATGGCCAGCGGAGACTGGTTTCACCAAGCCATCTATTCGCTCAAGGATGAATTATCAATTGATCCCGAGTCAATATTTCAGGCGCTCTATCGGGCTCTGATTGGCCGAGTGTCTGGTCCCAGGGCGGGCTGGTTCTTGGCGACGTTAGACAAGGAATGGCTAGTTAAGCGCCTAAGATTTCAAGCCTAAACACGGTATAATGTATTAAATGTTGGACACACAATTTATCCGGGAAAATCGCCAGCAGGTAGAAGCCGACGCGAAAGCCAAGGGCGTGGCGGTTGATTTGGCCCGCTTGCTGGAGCTTGACACCGAGCGCCGTCAGTTGATAGCCAAGCTGGATGAGCTTCGAGCCGAACGAAACCGCTTAGCTCAGGCGACCAAAGGCCAAAAACCTGGCCCTGACAGTATCCAAAAGGGCAAACAACTCAAGCTCGCCGCGGGCGAACTTGAAGCCAAACTGGGCGAACTCGAACCGCAACTTCGACAGCTGGAACTAGAGGTGCCGAATATCTTGCATGAATCAGTTAAGCGCGGTCCGGGCGAGACGGCCAACGAGGTCGTTAAAACCGTCGGTCAGAAACCGGAATTTGATTTTGATCCAGCCGATCACGAGACTCTTGGTCTGGCGCTGGATATCATCGATTTGGAATCAGCGGCGCACGCCAGTGGTTCTCGGTTCTATTACCTCAAGGGCGCGGCGGTCACGCTGGAATTTGCTTTGGTCAATTGGCTGCTCCAGAAATATGTTGCTAAGGGCTTTACGCCGGTTACCACTCCAGTGCTGGTTCGCGAGCACATGCTTGAGTCCACCGGTTTTTTTCCGGCCGATAAAAACGAGATTTACCACGTTAATCCAAACGAGGATAATCTGTATTTAATTGGGACGTCGGAAGTTACGTTGGCCGGGTTGCATATGCTCAAGCCACTTGAGTCCGATCAGCTGCCAAAGCGATACGTCGGTTTTTCGAGCTGCTTCAGGCGGGAAGCTGGCAGCTACGGCCAGGACACTAAAGGTATTTTCCGGGTTCATCAGTTTGATAAGGTGGAAATGTACAGTTATTGCCATCCGGATAGAAGCTGGGATGAACATGAATATCTGTTTGGTATCGAAGAAGAAATCCTGCAAGAGCTCGGCTTTCATTATCAAGTTATTAATATCGGCTCAGGAGATCTTGGAGCGCCGGCGGCAAAGAAATACGACTGCGAGGTCTGGCTGCCAGCCCAGGGCCGCTATCGTGAACTAACAAGCTGCTCGAATACGACTGATTTTCAGGCCCGGCGGGGGGGTATGAAATTCCGAGACGACAAAGGTAAGTTAGAGCTGGTGCATACGCTAAACGGAACCGCCATGGCCTCGACTAGGACGATTATCGCCATTTTAGAAAACTTTCAGACAAAAGACGGCCGGGTTGTTATACCTGAAGTGCTGCGGCCATACCTTAATGGGCAGGATATAATTTGACGGCCAATTACGAGGGGGGAATCGATGATAAAACAAATTGATATAGCCGGTATCCATTACGACGTCGACGCCAAACTTAAGAAATATGTAAAAAATAAGATTGGCCGGCTCGATCGCTACATGCCGAGAAAGGGCAGACGCTACGTCCGAGTCGACGCTAAGCTGATCGAGACCAGGGGCAACAAAAATGATAAATACACCGCCGAAATCGTCCTGCACCTGTCCAAAGGCCAGTTAACAGCTTCCGAGTCGACGCTCAATATGTACGCGGCCATTGATATTGTCGAGGCCAAGCTCAAGAATCAACTCCGAAAACTCAAAGAAAAACACTTAAGCCACCGGCGGATTGACCGCAAGGGTGTTTTCCGGCGCGTACGACGGCTGGCTGATCGCGACTTTTGGGGCCGTCAGAACTGAGCCGAACAACTAACAGCAATTACCGATATATGGGATAATAGAACAAACCTATTTTTTGGGAGATTTATGAGAAATGTGCTGAAAAAAGTTTTCGGCAATCCAGAAGCGCGCGTCCTCAAGCAGTACTACGCTCAGGTAGAGAGCATAAATGCGCTGGCCGGTAAGTATAAGAAAATGAGCGATAAACAGTTGTCGGAGCAGACAGCAGTATTTAAGGCGCAACTAGTTAAAGGCAAAAGCCTGGACGATATTTTATATGATGCCTACGCCTTGGTGCGAGAAACTGCCACCCGTGTCCTCGGCCAAAGGCACTTCGACGTTCAATTAATCGGTGGTATTGCG encodes the following:
- the serS gene encoding serine--tRNA ligase, producing MLDTQFIRENRQQVEADAKAKGVAVDLARLLELDTERRQLIAKLDELRAERNRLAQATKGQKPGPDSIQKGKQLKLAAGELEAKLGELEPQLRQLELEVPNILHESVKRGPGETANEVVKTVGQKPEFDFDPADHETLGLALDIIDLESAAHASGSRFYYLKGAAVTLEFALVNWLLQKYVAKGFTPVTTPVLVREHMLESTGFFPADKNEIYHVNPNEDNLYLIGTSEVTLAGLHMLKPLESDQLPKRYVGFSSCFRREAGSYGQDTKGIFRVHQFDKVEMYSYCHPDRSWDEHEYLFGIEEEILQELGFHYQVINIGSGDLGAPAAKKYDCEVWLPAQGRYRELTSCSNTTDFQARRGGMKFRDDKGKLELVHTLNGTAMASTRTIIAILENFQTKDGRVVIPEVLRPYLNGQDII
- the raiA gene encoding ribosome-associated translation inhibitor RaiA gives rise to the protein MIKQIDIAGIHYDVDAKLKKYVKNKIGRLDRYMPRKGRRYVRVDAKLIETRGNKNDKYTAEIVLHLSKGQLTASESTLNMYAAIDIVEAKLKNQLRKLKEKHLSHRRIDRKGVFRRVRRLADRDFWGRQN